A region of Paractinoplanes abujensis DNA encodes the following proteins:
- a CDS encoding prepilin peptidase, with amino-acid sequence MSVPIVIFAAVFGGSVAALLPRFVRRFTREPQPVSPYAVSAGAAVCALLAAALGPSAMLPFYLLATIPGLMLALVDLRCLRLPDPLVAAFAIVTVLPLAVMRPERIGFALVAGGVVLTTYLGIALLPGRGLGLGDVKLAAVIATMLGFAGWPAVLVGLTVPHLIVGPIALVLLLTRRGRPLPLGPALLIGALIAVSTATAV; translated from the coding sequence GTGTCCGTACCAATCGTGATCTTCGCAGCCGTTTTCGGCGGTTCTGTGGCCGCCCTCCTGCCCCGCTTCGTCCGCCGCTTCACCCGCGAGCCCCAACCGGTTTCCCCGTACGCCGTGAGCGCCGGCGCCGCGGTCTGTGCGCTGCTGGCGGCGGCGCTCGGCCCGTCGGCGATGCTGCCCTTCTACCTGCTGGCCACGATCCCGGGGCTGATGCTGGCCCTGGTCGACCTGCGCTGCCTGCGTCTGCCCGACCCCCTGGTCGCGGCCTTCGCGATCGTCACCGTGCTGCCCCTGGCGGTCATGCGGCCCGAACGGATCGGGTTCGCGCTCGTCGCCGGGGGCGTGGTCCTCACGACGTACCTGGGAATCGCTCTTCTTCCCGGCCGCGGCTTGGGGCTCGGCGACGTGAAGCTGGCCGCGGTGATCGCCACGATGCTGGGTTTCGCGGGCTGGCCCGCGGTGCTGGTCGGCCTGACCGTGCCGCACCTGATCGTCGGGCCGATCGCGCTGGTGCTGCTGCTGACCCGGCGGGGACGGCCGTTGCCGCTCGGCCCGGCGTTGCTGATCGGCGCGCTGATCGCCGTCAGCACAGCTACAGCAGTCTGA
- a CDS encoding molybdenum cofactor biosynthesis protein MoaE: MIAIAEVLDSPLDLAAHEKAVADARAGAVVSFQGVVRDHDDGRGVTLLEYEGHPSAAAVLREVAAEIAADPDVYAVAVSHRVGTLAIGDVALVAAVSTAHRAAAFAACARLVDEAKARLPIWKRQVFTDGSDEWVNCP; the protein is encoded by the coding sequence ATGATCGCCATTGCCGAGGTGCTCGACAGCCCGCTCGACCTGGCCGCTCACGAGAAGGCCGTGGCCGACGCGCGGGCCGGGGCCGTCGTCTCGTTCCAGGGCGTGGTGCGCGACCACGACGACGGGCGCGGCGTGACCCTGCTCGAATACGAGGGCCACCCCAGCGCGGCCGCAGTGCTGCGCGAGGTCGCCGCCGAGATCGCGGCCGACCCCGACGTCTACGCGGTGGCCGTCTCGCACCGCGTGGGCACGCTCGCGATCGGCGACGTCGCGCTGGTCGCCGCGGTGAGCACAGCCCATCGGGCGGCGGCCTTCGCGGCCTGCGCCCGGCTGGTCGACGAGGCCAAGGCCCGGCTGCCGATCTGGAAGCGGCAAGTGTTCACCGACGGCAGCGACGAGTGGGTCAACTGCCCCTAG
- a CDS encoding UvrD-helicase domain-containing protein → MPSDIAGSSVAADAYVADLHIHSRFSRACSRDLTLPNLAWWARRKGIALLGTGDFTHPAWFDHLRESLVEKGPGLFGYSDEPEVTKRLPGSLQAAPAASFMLSVEISTIYKRDDRTRKVHHLIYMPGFAAAAKFNTALGRIGNLTADGRPILGLDSRDLLEITLEAGGYLVPAHIWTPWFSALGSKSGFDAIADCYADLAEHVTAVETGLSSDPEMNWRVSSLDRYRLVSNSDAHSPAALAREATLFTGEPDYEAVRNGTGLAGTLEFFPEEGKYHADGHRACGVNWEPERTREHGGRCPECGKPLTVGVLSRVEDLADRPVGFDRGAHVEHLIQLHEILGEINGVGPKSKTVESQLNHLVATLGSELDILRKVPLDAIKQAGGDELREGIDRLRRGDVHRVAGYDGEYGVITLFEPGELRNRASAPQVETLFDVPQQRKPEPVTRPKAVKSPKEPKKATPPPPIAVPASPHEPFEPMLAGMEEVGTGLLDRLDAMQRVAASAPGGPLLIVAGPGTGKTRTLTHRIAYLCAELGVFPHRCLAITFTRRAAGELRERLDSLLGDVAEDITVGTFHSVGLAILKENAKAVGLGANWRIADENERAEAREQAGDDDQAYAKLLRQQDLVDLDDLISLPVALLRDDPALVEKYRRHWQWIFVDEYQDVDETQYELLRLLSPRDGNLCAIGDPDQAIYSFRGADVKYFLRFNEDFVDARLVRLTRNYRSSAPIVAAAVQAIAPTSLVNGRRLDPARLDPEAPLVGRYPAASVADEADFVVRTIDDMVGGLSHRSLDSGRVDSRSIAAGNLSFSDIAVLYRTDAQSGPIVEALARAGVPVQKRSHNRLRDRPGVQLIARELRHAGGGALATRVKQTAEALAQRFAAPTLDGEQLAPEDIWTAADLLRPLAQRIGDDLPRFLQEIATGAEVDALDPRAEAVNLLTLHAAKGLEFPVVFLVGCEDGLLPLRWPGATPEAEELAEERRLFFVGLTRAQDRLYVSHAARRFRHGSEREQSPTPFLDVIDSGLFERLGDTVPARPKDRQLRLL, encoded by the coding sequence GTGCCCTCGGACATCGCAGGGTCCTCGGTCGCCGCGGACGCATACGTCGCGGATCTTCACATCCACTCGCGCTTCTCGCGTGCCTGCAGCCGTGACCTGACGCTGCCCAATCTGGCCTGGTGGGCCCGGCGCAAAGGCATCGCCCTGCTGGGCACCGGCGACTTCACGCACCCGGCCTGGTTCGACCACCTGCGCGAGAGCCTGGTCGAGAAGGGGCCCGGGCTTTTCGGTTACTCCGACGAGCCCGAGGTCACCAAGCGGCTGCCCGGTTCGCTGCAGGCCGCCCCGGCTGCGTCGTTCATGCTCAGCGTGGAGATCTCGACGATCTACAAGCGGGACGACCGGACGCGCAAGGTGCACCACCTGATCTACATGCCCGGTTTCGCGGCGGCCGCGAAGTTCAACACCGCGCTGGGCCGCATCGGCAACCTGACCGCCGACGGCCGGCCCATCCTCGGCCTCGACTCGCGCGACCTGCTCGAGATCACGCTGGAGGCCGGCGGCTACCTGGTGCCCGCGCACATCTGGACGCCGTGGTTCTCGGCGCTGGGCTCGAAGTCGGGCTTCGACGCGATCGCCGACTGCTACGCCGACTTGGCCGAACACGTCACCGCGGTCGAGACCGGGCTGTCGTCGGATCCCGAGATGAACTGGCGGGTGTCCAGCCTCGACCGCTACCGCCTGGTGTCGAACTCGGACGCCCACTCCCCCGCGGCGCTGGCCCGCGAGGCGACACTGTTCACCGGCGAGCCCGATTACGAGGCCGTACGGAACGGCACCGGCTTGGCCGGCACGCTCGAGTTCTTCCCCGAGGAGGGCAAGTATCACGCCGACGGCCACCGCGCCTGCGGCGTGAACTGGGAGCCCGAGCGCACCCGGGAGCACGGCGGCCGCTGCCCGGAATGCGGCAAGCCGCTCACGGTGGGGGTGTTGAGCCGGGTCGAGGACCTCGCGGACCGGCCGGTCGGGTTTGACAGGGGCGCACACGTCGAGCATCTGATCCAGCTGCACGAGATCCTGGGCGAGATCAACGGCGTCGGCCCGAAGTCCAAGACTGTCGAGAGCCAGCTCAATCATCTCGTGGCGACTCTCGGGTCCGAGCTCGACATCCTGCGCAAGGTGCCGCTCGACGCGATCAAGCAGGCCGGTGGGGACGAGCTGCGCGAGGGCATCGACCGGCTGCGCCGGGGGGATGTGCATCGGGTCGCGGGCTATGACGGCGAATACGGCGTGATCACGCTCTTCGAGCCGGGGGAGCTGCGCAATCGGGCCAGTGCGCCGCAGGTCGAGACCCTCTTCGACGTGCCGCAGCAGCGCAAGCCGGAACCGGTGACCCGGCCCAAGGCGGTCAAATCGCCGAAGGAGCCGAAGAAGGCGACACCACCGCCGCCGATCGCGGTGCCCGCCAGCCCGCACGAGCCGTTCGAGCCCATGCTGGCCGGCATGGAGGAGGTCGGCACGGGGCTGCTCGACCGCCTGGACGCGATGCAGCGGGTGGCGGCGTCGGCCCCGGGTGGTCCGCTGCTGATCGTGGCCGGCCCCGGCACCGGCAAGACCCGCACGCTGACCCACCGGATCGCCTATCTCTGCGCCGAGCTGGGTGTCTTCCCGCACCGCTGCCTGGCCATCACGTTCACCCGCCGCGCCGCCGGTGAGCTGCGCGAACGCCTGGACTCGCTGCTGGGCGACGTGGCCGAGGACATCACGGTCGGCACGTTCCACTCGGTCGGGCTGGCCATCCTGAAGGAGAACGCGAAGGCCGTGGGCCTGGGCGCGAACTGGCGGATCGCCGACGAGAACGAGCGGGCCGAGGCACGTGAGCAGGCCGGTGACGACGACCAGGCGTACGCGAAGCTGCTGCGCCAGCAGGACCTGGTCGACCTGGACGATCTGATCAGCCTGCCGGTCGCCCTGCTGCGCGACGACCCGGCGCTGGTGGAGAAGTACCGCAGGCACTGGCAGTGGATCTTCGTGGACGAGTATCAGGACGTCGACGAGACTCAGTACGAGCTGCTGCGCCTGCTCAGCCCGCGGGACGGCAACCTCTGCGCGATCGGCGACCCCGACCAGGCGATCTACTCGTTCCGCGGCGCCGACGTGAAGTACTTCCTGCGCTTCAACGAGGATTTCGTCGACGCCCGGCTGGTCCGGCTGACCCGCAACTACCGCTCGTCCGCGCCCATCGTGGCCGCGGCAGTGCAGGCGATCGCGCCCACCTCGCTGGTCAACGGCCGCCGGCTCGACCCGGCCCGGCTCGACCCGGAGGCGCCGCTGGTCGGCCGGTACCCGGCGGCCAGCGTGGCCGACGAGGCCGATTTCGTGGTGCGCACCATCGACGACATGGTCGGCGGGCTGTCCCACCGGTCGCTCGACTCGGGCCGGGTCGACTCGCGCTCGATCGCGGCCGGCAACCTGTCCTTCTCCGACATCGCCGTGCTCTACCGCACCGATGCGCAGTCCGGCCCGATCGTCGAGGCGCTGGCCCGGGCCGGCGTGCCGGTGCAGAAACGCTCGCACAACCGGCTCCGCGACCGTCCCGGCGTCCAGCTGATCGCCCGCGAGCTGCGGCACGCCGGTGGGGGCGCGCTGGCCACGCGCGTCAAGCAGACCGCCGAGGCGCTGGCCCAGCGGTTCGCCGCCCCCACTTTGGACGGTGAGCAGCTCGCCCCCGAGGACATCTGGACCGCGGCCGACCTGCTGCGCCCGCTCGCCCAGCGGATCGGCGACGACCTGCCGCGCTTCCTGCAGGAGATTGCGACCGGGGCCGAGGTCGACGCGCTCGACCCGCGAGCCGAAGCGGTCAACCTGCTCACCCTGCACGCCGCGAAGGGCCTCGAGTTTCCCGTGGTGTTCCTGGTCGGCTGCGAGGACGGGCTGTTGCCGCTGCGCTGGCCGGGCGCCACCCCCGAGGCGGAGGAGCTGGCCGAGGAGCGTCGGCTGTTCTTCGTCGGCCTGACCCGCGCGCAGGACAGGCTGTATGTGAGCCACGCGGCCCGCCGATTCCGGCACGGCAGCGAACGGGAGCAGAGCCCGACCCCGTTCCTCGACGTGATCGACTCCGGCCTGTTCGAGCGGCTGGGCGACACTGTGCCCGCGCGCCCGAAGGACCGGCAGCTCAGACTGCTGTAG
- a CDS encoding glycosyltransferase 87 family protein has protein sequence MERVRTKSVLIGLGGLVALLAIGFILQSYGVPALAVDHAALRGWLTGGDLYGSGTGRPPVTAILLAPAAFLPLPAVAWLLALTGVTALVLTLVALAGPVARRYGRSRFAAVLTAAALALLTEPVRAVLGLGHLDLLLLCLITADVVALRRSAWAQRRAAWWPGPPASRPGGGRLGPLRRVWATGAWAGVGTGVATAVALGPALFIAYLAVTRQWRAAVTATGTAATLMLGGLLIAPGATGAWFSTVLFQVDRSGPVGDPANQSLAGLLARLYDSSSTPVLVWLSFAVLLLAVGLIRARAAHTDGDEIAAFTLVGLTAAAAAPVSPSHKLVWVLPAVLILIDAAARSRLATRRPGRPRRFAGLGYATAAAGTYALFTLPPQWTESWNAYAFAVIVLMNALPWRPGVAPATPPVRRPVVRRIPAIPGPRGS, from the coding sequence ATGGAACGCGTGCGGACGAAGTCCGTGCTGATCGGGCTGGGGGGCCTGGTCGCTCTGTTGGCGATCGGGTTCATCCTGCAGTCGTACGGGGTTCCCGCCCTGGCCGTGGATCACGCGGCACTGCGGGGCTGGCTCACCGGCGGCGACCTGTACGGGTCGGGCACCGGCCGTCCCCCCGTGACCGCGATCCTGTTGGCCCCGGCCGCCTTCCTTCCGTTGCCCGCGGTGGCCTGGCTGCTGGCCCTGACCGGTGTGACCGCCCTGGTGCTGACCCTGGTCGCGCTGGCCGGCCCCGTGGCCCGCCGCTACGGCCGTTCCCGCTTCGCGGCCGTGCTCACGGCGGCCGCGCTCGCCCTGCTGACCGAGCCGGTACGGGCGGTGCTCGGCCTGGGGCACCTCGACCTGCTGCTGCTCTGCCTGATCACGGCGGACGTGGTCGCGCTGCGCCGTTCGGCCTGGGCCCAGCGCCGGGCGGCCTGGTGGCCCGGCCCGCCCGCCTCCCGGCCGGGCGGCGGACGTCTCGGCCCGCTGCGCCGCGTGTGGGCGACCGGGGCCTGGGCCGGTGTGGGCACCGGCGTCGCCACCGCCGTCGCCCTCGGCCCCGCACTGTTCATCGCCTATCTGGCCGTGACCCGGCAGTGGCGGGCGGCGGTCACCGCGACCGGCACGGCGGCCACGCTGATGCTGGGTGGCCTGCTGATCGCGCCCGGCGCCACCGGCGCGTGGTTCTCCACGGTGTTGTTTCAGGTCGACCGGTCCGGCCCGGTCGGTGACCCGGCCAATCAGTCGCTGGCCGGGCTGCTGGCCCGCCTCTACGACTCGTCGAGCACGCCGGTGCTGGTGTGGCTGTCGTTCGCCGTGCTGCTGCTCGCGGTGGGCCTGATCCGGGCCCGGGCCGCGCACACCGACGGCGACGAGATCGCGGCGTTCACGCTGGTCGGGCTCACCGCCGCGGCGGCCGCCCCGGTCAGCCCGAGCCACAAGCTGGTCTGGGTCCTGCCGGCGGTGCTGATCCTGATCGACGCGGCGGCCCGGTCACGGCTCGCCACGCGGCGGCCCGGACGGCCCCGGCGGTTCGCCGGGCTCGGCTACGCGACGGCCGCGGCCGGCACATATGCGCTGTTCACGTTGCCTCCGCAGTGGACGGAGAGCTGGAACGCGTACGCCTTCGCCGTGATCGTGCTGATGAACGCGTTGCCGTGGCGGCCCGGGGTGGCGCCGGCGACCCCGCCCGTACGCCGGCCGGTCGTGCGCCGGATCCCGGCCATTCCCGGGCCTAGGGGCAGTTGA
- a CDS encoding LppU/SCO3897 family protein gives MSQNGPYSGPPWSHGSSDEPYAEPADPWGDPAAQPEQSGSWGGHPPSIPQQPVSFHSAPMNPVSSGGSSSWDRAPVPPPKRNTPIIALVVTLGVLIVIGLGTTAWLLSKRADDQRQQQASPDPAASELLTGPAPQGSDDARFYVKKGDCVINEGDDNEPNMRAAPCTTGTYEVLARFEGKATGEKDAERKCAKVTGYTKWFFYDSALDDLDFVLCLKEHKANG, from the coding sequence ATGTCCCAGAACGGCCCGTATTCCGGCCCACCGTGGTCGCACGGGAGCTCCGACGAGCCGTATGCGGAGCCCGCCGACCCTTGGGGTGATCCCGCGGCGCAGCCGGAGCAGAGCGGTTCCTGGGGCGGGCATCCGCCGTCGATCCCGCAGCAGCCGGTGAGCTTCCACTCGGCGCCGATGAATCCGGTGAGCAGCGGTGGCAGTTCCTCGTGGGACAGGGCGCCCGTGCCGCCGCCGAAGCGCAACACCCCGATCATCGCCCTGGTCGTCACCCTCGGCGTGCTCATCGTGATCGGCCTGGGCACGACGGCGTGGCTGCTCAGCAAGCGCGCCGACGACCAGCGGCAGCAGCAGGCCTCGCCCGACCCGGCGGCCAGCGAGCTGCTCACCGGGCCGGCCCCGCAGGGCAGCGACGACGCCCGGTTCTATGTGAAGAAGGGCGACTGCGTCATCAACGAGGGTGACGACAACGAGCCCAACATGCGCGCCGCCCCCTGCACAACGGGCACGTACGAGGTGCTCGCGCGCTTCGAGGGCAAAGCCACGGGTGAGAAGGACGCCGAGCGCAAGTGCGCCAAGGTCACCGGCTACACGAAGTGGTTCTTCTACGACAGCGCGCTCGACGATCTCGACTTCGTGCTCTGCCTCAAGGAGCACAAAGCCAACGGCTAG
- a CDS encoding DoxX family membrane protein codes for MKPVRTAARAMLASIFVIQGVQSFLKPEAKAETAAGVTDRLKPLLEKADPRIPTDAATLVRIKGASDVIAGLALATGHFTRPAAAVLAAGLVPTTVAGHPVWDRSRPDAKVQQIQFLKNLGLLGGLLLAAVDTEGRPGLGYRTSHAANRSQRSLRRAVRTARREAKIAAMSAAAARKLPG; via the coding sequence ATGAAGCCCGTACGCACGGCCGCCCGCGCGATGCTCGCGTCGATCTTCGTCATCCAAGGCGTTCAGTCGTTCCTGAAGCCGGAGGCCAAGGCCGAGACCGCCGCCGGTGTCACCGATCGGCTCAAGCCACTCCTGGAAAAGGCCGACCCGCGCATCCCGACCGACGCTGCCACGCTCGTACGGATCAAGGGCGCGAGCGATGTGATCGCCGGCTTGGCCCTGGCCACCGGCCACTTCACCCGGCCCGCGGCGGCCGTGCTGGCCGCCGGGCTGGTGCCGACGACGGTCGCCGGCCACCCCGTGTGGGACAGGTCGCGGCCCGACGCCAAGGTGCAGCAGATCCAGTTCCTCAAAAACCTGGGTCTGCTCGGTGGCCTGCTGCTCGCCGCGGTCGACACCGAGGGGCGCCCGGGTCTCGGCTATCGCACGAGCCATGCCGCCAACCGGTCTCAGCGCTCCCTGAGGCGAGCAGTGCGCACCGCCCGGCGCGAGGCCAAGATCGCCGCGATGAGCGCGGCGGCGGCGCGCAAACTGCCCGGCTAA
- a CDS encoding ATP-binding protein has translation MDPVRNPYAPGAGQRPPELAGRDRELDAFDVVLERIARGRPERSLVLTGLRGVGKTVLLNTLRSAAIGRLWGTGKIEARPDQSLRRPVSAALHMAIRELAPHHRDPERVDDVLAVLKAFALRANDSSAKLRDRWAPGIDVPPARGRADSGDIEIDLVELFTDAASLATDVGTGIALFIDEMQDLGPADVSALCAACHELSQLGAPLIVVGAGLPHLPAVLSAAKSYSERLFRYQRIDRLDRVAADLALCAPAAREEVEYEAKALDLLYEKSGGYPYFVQAYGKATWDHAPQSPVSDADVRVAAPEAEAELAVGFFGSRFERATPAEREYMRAMAALSGEPDNDMDAAVPTAEIATALGRKPASLSPARDALIKKGLIYSGERGTVAFTVPHFGRYLRTQPV, from the coding sequence GTGGATCCGGTGCGGAACCCGTATGCTCCCGGCGCCGGCCAGCGCCCACCCGAGCTGGCCGGTCGTGACCGTGAGCTCGACGCGTTCGACGTGGTGCTCGAGCGGATCGCCCGGGGCCGCCCCGAGCGCAGCCTCGTGCTCACCGGCCTGCGCGGCGTCGGCAAGACCGTGCTGCTCAACACGCTCCGCTCGGCCGCGATCGGCCGCCTGTGGGGCACCGGCAAGATCGAGGCCCGGCCCGATCAGTCGCTGCGCCGCCCGGTCTCGGCCGCGCTGCACATGGCGATCCGCGAGCTCGCCCCGCACCACCGCGATCCCGAGCGGGTCGACGACGTGCTGGCCGTGCTCAAGGCGTTCGCGCTGCGGGCCAACGACAGCTCGGCCAAACTGCGCGACCGCTGGGCCCCCGGCATCGACGTGCCACCCGCCCGCGGCCGGGCCGACTCCGGCGACATCGAGATCGACCTGGTCGAGCTGTTCACCGACGCCGCCTCGCTCGCCACCGACGTGGGCACGGGCATCGCCCTGTTCATCGACGAGATGCAGGATCTGGGGCCGGCCGACGTCTCCGCGCTCTGCGCCGCCTGCCACGAGCTGTCCCAGCTGGGTGCGCCGCTGATCGTGGTCGGGGCCGGGCTGCCGCACCTGCCGGCCGTGCTGTCGGCCGCCAAGTCGTACTCCGAGCGCCTGTTCCGCTACCAGCGCATCGACCGGCTCGACCGGGTCGCGGCCGACCTCGCGCTCTGCGCCCCGGCCGCCCGTGAGGAGGTCGAATACGAGGCGAAGGCGCTCGACCTGCTCTACGAGAAGTCGGGCGGATATCCGTACTTCGTGCAGGCGTACGGGAAAGCCACCTGGGATCATGCGCCGCAGTCCCCGGTGTCCGACGCCGACGTGCGCGTCGCCGCCCCCGAGGCCGAGGCCGAGCTGGCGGTCGGCTTCTTCGGCTCCCGGTTCGAGCGGGCCACCCCCGCCGAGCGCGAATACATGCGCGCGATGGCCGCCCTCTCCGGCGAGCCCGACAACGACATGGACGCGGCGGTGCCCACCGCCGAGATCGCCACCGCGCTGGGCCGCAAGCCGGCCAGCCTCTCCCCGGCGCGCGACGCGCTGATCAAGAAGGGGCTGATCTACTCGGGCGAACGGGGCACAGTCGCGTTCACTGTGCCGCATTTCGGCCGTTACCTGCGCACCCAGCCGGTGTGA